In Mustela nigripes isolate SB6536 chromosome 2, MUSNIG.SB6536, whole genome shotgun sequence, a single window of DNA contains:
- the LOC132010657 gene encoding keratin-associated protein 10-4-like, translating to MVWAVGSVGSTTEMRDIEGTSLLLLASVFCFSSCCTRTHIMAASTLSVCSSDRSYGSRVCLPGSWDTCSDSWQVDDCPESCCEPPCCAPACCAPPCCVPSCCAPPCCAPSCLTLICTPASCGSSPCQPACTSSCQPSCCGSSPCQEDCCVSVCCKPVCCTPVCCTPVCCKPVCCTPVCCKPVCCTPVCSGPSSCCQPSPCSSSRCRPSSCVSLLCRPVCRPACCVPASSCCAPASSCQPSCCRRASCVSLLCRPVGSRQACCVPASAQKSCCLPGPGHPITVMPPIQTVTALKSITEDPAQASPAIWRMAPWLRGAWREGVCEPLAAPPAPWASTRPTELLIGVASTPSRATVARGEKESEVTGLQARSPVPLFPRPPPPRPPFLSLLPRPWDDLTGMQQDVWQELGTQQDVWQELGTQQDVWQGLDMQQDKLKKHYCLKATTDGCETKRIKDAIPSGASGAVCTVLVWRNGTSPTPTMCHTSCSTGCQPASCSPSSCQTSCYVPVSCRPALSVSCKPAVYVVPSCQSSVCVPVSCKPLVLMASSCQSSGGCQPSRPTLLYRPVSCSTPSCF from the exons ATGGTCTGGGCCGTGGGCTCTGTGGGGTCCACCACTGAGATGCGCGACATAGAGGGgacctctctgctcctcctggccTCAG tgttttgtttctcttcctgttGTACAAGAACACACAT CATGGCCGCATCCACCCTGTCCGTCTGCTCCAGCGACCGGAGCTACGGCAGCCGCGTCTGCCTGCCCGGCTCCTGGGACACCTGCTCCGACTCCTGGCAGGTGGACGACTGCCCAGAGAGCTGCTGCGAGCCCCCCTGCTGTGCCCCCGCCTGCTGTGCCCCCCCCTGCTGTGTCCCCTCCTGCTGTGCCCCCCCCTGCTGTGCCCCCTCCTGCCTGACCCTCATCTGCACCCCTGCGAGCTGCGGGTCCAGCCCCTGCCAACCAGCCTGCACCAGCTCctgccagccctcctgctgcggctcctccccctgccaggaagactgctgtgtgtctgtctgctGCAAGCCCGTCTGCTGCACCCCTGTGTGCTGCACCCCTGTCTGCTGCAAGCCCGTCTGCTGCACCCCTGTCTGCTGCAAGCCCGTCTGCTGCACCCCGGTCTGCTCCgggccctcctcctgctgccagcccagcccctgctcctcGTCCCGCTGCAGACCGTCCTCCTGCGTGTCGCTGCTCTGCCGCCCCGTGTGCAGGCCCGCCTGCTGCGTGCCCGCCTCCTCCTGCtgtgcccctgcctcctcctgccagCCCAGCTGCTGCCGCCGAGCCTCCTGCGTGTCCCTGCTCTGCCGCCCCGTGGGCTCCCGCCAGGCCTGCTGTGTGCCCGCCTCGGCCCAGAAGTCCTGCTGC CTCCCCGGCCCCGGACACCCCATCACTGTCATGCCTCCGATCCAGACGGTCACTGCCCTCAAAAGCATCACTGAGGACCCGGCGCAGGCCTCCCCCGCTATCTGGCGGATGGCGCCGTGGCTGCGGGGTGCCTGGAGAGAGGGTGTCTGCGAG CCACTAGCGGCGCCGCCTGCTCCGTGGGCATCTACACGGCCAACAGAACTGCTCATAGGTGTTGCGTCTACACCGTCGCGGGCTACCGTTGCCCGCGGAGAGAAGGAGTCGGAGGTGACGGGGCTCCAAGCCCGCAGCCCAGTGCCCCTCTTCCCGCGGCCGCCTCCTCCGCGGCCGCccttcctgtcccttctcccacGCCCCTGGGATGAC CTCACGGGCATGCAGCAGGACGTCTGGCAGGAGCTGGGCACACAGCAGGACGTCTGGCAGGAGCTGGGCACACAGCAGGACGTCTGGCAGGGGCTGGACATGCAGCAGGAC AAGCTCAAGAAGCATTACTGCCTCAAAGCCACCACCGACGGCTGTGagacaaaaagaataaaggatgCGATCCCCAGTGGGGCCAGCGGTGCTGTGTGCACAGTACTGGTCTGGAGAAACGGCACGAGCCCCAC CCCCACCATGTGCCACACCAGCTGCTCCACGGGCTGCCAgccggcctcctgctcccccagctcctgccagaCGTCCTGCTACGTGCCCGTGAGCTGCAGGCCTGCCCTGTCCGTGAGCTGCAAGCCCGCCGTGTACGTGGTCCCCTCCTGCcagtcctctgtgtgtgtgcccGTGAGCTGCAAGCCCCTCGTGCTCATGGCCTCCTCCTGCCAGTCCTCCGGGGGCTGCCAGCCCTCCCGCCCCACCCTGCTCTACAGACCCGTCTCCTGTAGCACCCCGTCCTGCTTCTGA
- the LOC132010347 gene encoding keratin-associated protein 12-1-like, protein MCQSSCSTGCQPACCVPSSCQMSCYVLSPCQTSCCMSSPCQTSCCVPSSCQTSCCVPSSCQTSCCMPVSCKPAVCVPMSCKPIVCVAPSCQSSGGCQPSCSTLLCRPVPCGTPTCC, encoded by the coding sequence ATGTGCCAGTCCAGCTGCTCCACGGGCTGCCAGCCggcctgctgtgtgcccagcTCCTGCCAGATGTCCTGCTATGTGCTCAGCCCCTGCCAGACGTCCTGCTGCATGTCCAGCCCCTGCCAGACGTCCTGCTGTGTGCCCAGCTCCTGCCAGACGTCCTGCTGTGTGCCCAGCTCCTGCCAGACGTCCTGCTGCATGCCCGTGAGCTGCAAGCCAGCCGTGTGTGTGCCCATGAGCTGCAAGCCCATTGTGTGTGTGGCTCCCTCCTGCCAGTCCTCTGGGGGCTGCCAGCCCTCCTGCTCCACCCTGCTCTGCAGACCTGTCCCCTGCGGCACCCCTACCTGCTGCTGA